The following are from one region of the Simiduia agarivorans SA1 = DSM 21679 genome:
- a CDS encoding YihY family inner membrane protein produces MFMTMWRLIGEVWQQFQAKQCQMSAGALTFMTLFALVPMMTVSYSMFSLFPAFSGVDEQLNQLIFSNFLPEAGSEVTQYLADFSAQARKLNLASVPLLIVTAYLMLKNIEKSFNRIWGVKQGRRGLSNFLIYWAILSLGPLLLGAGLAISTYLLSMRYLLHDYAGASITSTLISYLPLFLTFAAFTLLFAAVPNCRVPLRKAAIGGVVVAILFELLKRAFGAIMAKSSITVIYGAFAFLPLFLIWVNITWMLILGGAILVRVLSTNNKVTLSVKYPDLVAAMIVLWEFRSRLHQGDSLSDADLLNVGVGSEQWQRLRDAFVAHKVITITAQGDYVLCRDLTTLTLRALADIVGVEPQMPGVSDYLQQFGWFEALAPRLLSIDHHMEHQFDVSLAAIFDTRREAPEYPDEGEGLEMLRSELSDTDTALPALADTADWEQDAKAGNQST; encoded by the coding sequence GTGTTTATGACTATGTGGCGCCTGATCGGCGAAGTCTGGCAACAGTTTCAGGCCAAACAGTGCCAGATGAGTGCCGGTGCACTCACCTTTATGACCCTGTTTGCATTGGTGCCGATGATGACGGTGAGCTACTCCATGTTCTCGCTGTTCCCGGCCTTCAGCGGCGTTGATGAACAGCTGAATCAACTGATTTTCAGTAATTTTCTGCCCGAGGCCGGTTCGGAAGTGACCCAGTATCTGGCAGATTTCAGTGCCCAGGCGCGCAAGCTGAACCTGGCCAGTGTGCCGCTGTTGATTGTCACTGCTTACCTGATGCTGAAAAACATCGAAAAGTCGTTTAATCGCATCTGGGGTGTCAAACAGGGCCGCAGAGGGCTGAGCAACTTTCTGATTTATTGGGCAATCCTGAGCCTTGGGCCCTTGCTGTTGGGCGCCGGCCTGGCCATCAGCACCTATTTGCTGAGTATGCGCTACCTGCTGCACGACTATGCCGGCGCGAGCATTACCAGTACCTTGATCAGCTATCTGCCGCTGTTCCTGACTTTTGCTGCCTTCACGCTGTTATTTGCCGCCGTGCCCAACTGCCGCGTACCCCTGCGCAAGGCCGCGATTGGCGGCGTGGTGGTGGCTATCCTGTTCGAGCTGCTCAAGCGCGCCTTTGGCGCGATCATGGCCAAGTCATCGATTACCGTTATCTATGGCGCTTTTGCGTTTTTACCGCTGTTTCTGATCTGGGTGAATATCACCTGGATGCTGATTCTGGGCGGTGCGATTCTGGTACGGGTGTTGTCCACCAACAATAAAGTGACCCTGAGTGTGAAATACCCGGATCTGGTGGCTGCCATGATCGTATTGTGGGAATTCCGCAGCCGGTTGCATCAGGGCGACAGTTTGTCGGACGCGGACTTATTGAATGTCGGCGTGGGCTCGGAGCAATGGCAGCGTCTGCGCGATGCCTTCGTGGCGCATAAGGTCATCACTATCACCGCGCAAGGCGATTACGTCCTTTGTCGGGATCTCACCACACTCACTTTACGGGCGCTGGCCGATATCGTTGGTGTGGAGCCTCAGATGCCCGGCGTCTCAGACTATTTGCAGCAGTTCGGTTGGTTTGAGGCGTTGGCGCCACGGTTGCTGTCGATCGATCACCACATGGAACACCAGTTTGATGTGTCGCTGGCGGCGATTTTTGACACCCGGCGCGAAGCACCGGAATACCCTGATGAAGGCGAAGGACTGGAAATGCTGCGCAGCGAGCTGAGTGATACCGACACCGCGTTGCCGGCACTTGCCGACACGGCCGATTGGGAACAGGACGCCAAGGCGGGCAATCAATCCACATGA
- the arsC gene encoding arsenate reductase (glutaredoxin) (This arsenate reductase requires both glutathione and glutaredoxin to convert arsenate to arsenite, after which the efflux transporter formed by ArsA and ArsB can extrude the arsenite from the cell, providing resistance.), whose product MVKIYHNPRCSKSRETLALLEAKGLTPEVVKYLDTPPTVAELKRLLKALGIGPRDLLRTGEDDYKALNLANPALSDTALVEAMVAHPKLIQRPIVVNGDKAALGRPPAAVLDIL is encoded by the coding sequence ATGGTTAAAATTTATCACAATCCCCGCTGTTCCAAATCGCGCGAAACCCTGGCGCTGTTGGAAGCCAAGGGGCTCACGCCCGAGGTGGTGAAGTATCTGGACACGCCACCCACGGTGGCAGAACTCAAGCGACTGCTGAAGGCATTAGGCATCGGGCCAAGAGATCTGTTACGCACGGGCGAAGATGACTACAAAGCGCTCAACCTCGCCAATCCGGCGTTATCGGATACGGCGCTGGTGGAGGCCATGGTCGCCCACCCCAAACTGATCCAGCGTCCGATTGTGGTCAACGGCGACAAGGCCGCGCTGGGCCGGCCGCCGGCGGCTGTGCTGGACATACTCTGA
- the wrbA gene encoding NAD(P)H:quinone oxidoreductase encodes MSPYLLVLYYSRHGATAAMAAEIARGAEMAGMATKVRTVPPVSADTHASQPAVPEQGDVYCTTDELAGCSALALGSPTRFGNMAAPLKYFLDSTSDLWLNGALIDKPATCFTSTGSLHGGQESTLLSMMLPLLHHGMVYAGLPYSEPALHTTLSGGGPYGPSHHAHSTTPVLSQDEITLCRAAGTRLAKLANALKNT; translated from the coding sequence ATGAGCCCGTATCTTCTGGTGCTCTATTACTCGCGCCATGGCGCAACAGCCGCGATGGCAGCAGAGATTGCACGCGGCGCCGAAATGGCGGGCATGGCGACCAAAGTGCGGACGGTGCCACCAGTTTCAGCCGATACCCACGCGAGTCAACCCGCCGTACCCGAACAGGGCGATGTGTACTGCACCACCGACGAACTGGCCGGCTGCAGTGCACTGGCATTGGGCAGCCCCACCCGCTTTGGCAATATGGCCGCGCCGCTGAAATATTTTCTGGATAGCACCTCCGACCTCTGGCTCAACGGTGCACTGATCGATAAACCAGCCACCTGCTTCACCAGCACCGGCAGCTTGCACGGGGGGCAGGAGAGCACGCTGTTATCCATGATGTTGCCGCTGCTGCACCACGGCATGGTTTACGCCGGTCTGCCCTACTCCGAACCGGCGTTGCACACCACCCTGAGTGGCGGAGGCCCCTATGGTCCAAGTCACCACGCCCACAGTACAACACCGGTACTCAGCCAGGATGAAATCACCCTGTGCCGCGCCGCGGGAACCCGGCTGGCCAAACTAGCGAACGCACTGAAAAACACATGA
- a CDS encoding DUF2069 domain-containing protein, translating to MTEHNLYHFPDAARKARLGQRIALISTAALILNAAVEQLTEPSVRWTLLLLQSIPLLMFVPGMLANHHRTYSWLCFVVLFYFIVGVTNVMSPLADTFGWVLLAASTLLFMAAMMTSRWLQQASVHNLPKPD from the coding sequence ATGACCGAACACAACCTTTACCACTTCCCCGACGCCGCCCGTAAAGCCAGACTGGGGCAACGTATTGCACTCATCTCCACCGCGGCATTGATACTCAACGCAGCGGTGGAGCAACTGACCGAACCCTCCGTGCGCTGGACCCTGTTGCTGTTACAATCGATACCGTTACTGATGTTTGTGCCCGGCATGCTGGCGAATCATCACCGCACCTACAGCTGGCTCTGTTTCGTGGTGCTGTTTTACTTTATTGTTGGCGTCACCAACGTCATGTCGCCACTGGCTGATACCTTTGGTTGGGTCTTGCTGGCTGCCAGCACCCTGCTGTTTATGGCGGCCATGATGACAAGCCGCTGGCTGCAACAGGCGTCGGTACATAATTTACCTAAACCGGACTGA
- the sppA gene encoding signal peptide peptidase SppA has product MSQKPGFIRRLFSGLWGAITWIRSLLANLIFLVIVLVIFAAITGHEPFEMPEKTALRIAPQGLLVDQLTYVDPMSRLMSEDNGPQETRVKTLIDAINRAADDNRVTTLVLDLNYLLGGGISKMEEIGEALENFRSREKAIIAFADSYSQDTYYLASYADEVYINPLGSVFLTGYGRYRSYFKDALDKLQVDFHVFRVGEYKDFIEPFTRNDMSGASREHNSQWLHELWSTYTSHVEERRNLPVGAIDNYINSADDLLAKAEGHSANLAKETGLVDGILNRTGLKTMLTERFGYDEEAEDYQALDAEFYLSVTDEEQKKFNQHVGLVVASGSIMDGDQPAGNIGGDSTARLLEMARNDDSIKAVVLRVDSGGGSAFASEVIREQVVALKQAGKPVVVSMGSVAASGGYWITAGADQVWATPTTITGSIGVFGAFPTLQNSFAKLGIHNDGVGTTELAGIRMDRALPEKAARVIQMSVDNIYQQFLALVADARGTTPEAIHQIAQGRVWTGATAQDIGLVDQLGSLNDAVAAAASLANLSEYGVTEVVKPLSPGEAFMEQLMKNAHVDMGLAPSGLRTALAPLVKPFAILAEMNDPRGVYARCEECSAL; this is encoded by the coding sequence ATGTCACAGAAACCCGGCTTTATCCGCCGCTTGTTTTCCGGCCTCTGGGGCGCAATCACCTGGATTCGCTCGCTGCTGGCAAATCTGATTTTTTTGGTGATCGTGCTGGTCATTTTTGCCGCCATCACCGGCCACGAGCCGTTTGAAATGCCGGAAAAAACCGCGCTCAGGATTGCCCCGCAAGGGCTGCTGGTGGATCAGCTCACTTACGTCGACCCCATGAGCCGGTTAATGAGCGAAGACAATGGCCCTCAGGAAACCCGGGTCAAAACCCTGATTGATGCGATCAACCGCGCCGCCGATGACAACCGTGTCACCACCCTGGTGTTGGACCTTAATTACCTTCTGGGCGGCGGCATCAGCAAAATGGAAGAAATAGGCGAGGCGCTGGAAAACTTCCGCAGCCGGGAAAAAGCCATCATCGCCTTTGCCGACAGCTACAGCCAGGACACCTACTATCTGGCCAGCTATGCCGATGAGGTGTATATCAACCCGCTCGGGTCGGTATTCCTGACCGGTTACGGTCGCTACCGCAGCTATTTCAAAGATGCACTGGATAAATTGCAGGTGGATTTCCACGTGTTCCGCGTCGGCGAATACAAAGACTTCATTGAACCCTTTACCCGCAACGACATGTCGGGGGCCTCGCGCGAACACAACAGCCAATGGCTGCACGAGTTGTGGAGCACCTATACCAGCCATGTAGAAGAGCGTCGCAATTTGCCCGTGGGCGCCATCGATAACTACATCAACAGTGCCGATGACTTGCTGGCAAAAGCGGAAGGCCACTCCGCCAACCTCGCCAAAGAGACCGGCTTGGTGGATGGTATTCTGAATCGCACCGGCCTTAAGACCATGCTCACAGAACGCTTTGGTTACGACGAGGAAGCGGAAGATTATCAGGCACTCGATGCAGAGTTTTACCTGTCCGTCACCGACGAAGAACAGAAAAAATTCAATCAGCACGTGGGCCTTGTGGTGGCCAGCGGCTCTATCATGGATGGCGATCAACCGGCCGGCAATATCGGTGGCGACTCCACCGCCCGCTTGCTCGAAATGGCGCGCAATGACGACTCCATCAAAGCCGTGGTATTGCGCGTGGACAGCGGCGGCGGCAGCGCCTTTGCTTCTGAAGTCATCCGCGAACAAGTGGTAGCGCTGAAACAAGCCGGCAAACCGGTGGTGGTTTCCATGGGCTCAGTGGCGGCTTCCGGCGGCTACTGGATTACCGCCGGCGCCGATCAGGTATGGGCCACCCCCACCACCATTACCGGCTCCATTGGCGTATTCGGTGCTTTCCCCACACTGCAAAACAGCTTTGCCAAACTGGGCATCCACAACGACGGCGTCGGTACCACTGAGTTGGCAGGCATCCGCATGGACCGGGCACTGCCAGAAAAAGCCGCACGCGTGATCCAGATGAGCGTGGATAACATTTATCAACAGTTCCTGGCACTGGTCGCCGATGCGAGGGGCACCACCCCCGAGGCCATTCACCAGATTGCACAAGGCAGGGTCTGGACCGGCGCGACTGCGCAGGACATCGGCCTGGTTGATCAGCTGGGCAGTCTGAACGATGCCGTTGCAGCCGCCGCAAGCCTGGCCAACCTGAGCGAATACGGTGTCACCGAAGTGGTAAAACCCCTGTCACCGGGCGAAGCCTTTATGGAACAGCTGATGAAAAATGCCCATGTGGATATGGGTCTCGCGCCATCAGGTTTGCGCACCGCCCTCGCCCCACTGGTTAAACCTTTTGCCATACTGGCGGAAATGAACGATCCGCGCGGCGTTTACGCACGTTGTGAGGAATGTTCCGCGCTGTAA
- a CDS encoding alpha/beta hydrolase: protein MRRVHVYVCQVTLWLGLCWPAPGQASWWQDAKDKVHAWSEVVEARFESADSQSPSRAEPWQQDDPLVVFARERHWSLTHVIEPVFNSELSLLDSAELNKPALLLVHGLGAHAAQDWLPTLPGLAEQFRVIAIDLPGFGRSAQPAGDYSPANYAALLHWLVLEKHIRPHLLGHSMGGAVALYAAAKRPELFTSLSLVDAAGILERTAFVKSLATGPIPLDQLPEQIKARSYSAVDFAGALIEQVSLLGDPSEVLNQRQIRELALGKSPTAKAALALAQTDFSDLPEDLPLPMYILWGDADRVAPLRTGYMLRATFPESELSILPDAGHVPMATHSEEVVRWIQGTLLEPSFIDRFRWQPRQPSGEMLTLALAGCPNTPLSGAYARLSVKDCAYLEIRDATIGQLLVKDSVVKLDNVLLAGSGVVLEANESVLIGTGLTIHTEQAMKVSGSRIDWAGASITSKGDSFQVSRKSLFVFSICKAEGAGGIGKLHGSFRAEKRRF from the coding sequence ATGCGTCGCGTTCATGTGTATGTGTGTCAGGTCACTTTATGGCTCGGTTTGTGTTGGCCTGCGCCCGGGCAGGCAAGCTGGTGGCAAGACGCCAAAGATAAAGTGCATGCTTGGTCAGAGGTGGTTGAAGCCAGGTTTGAGTCCGCTGATAGCCAGTCGCCAAGCCGCGCAGAGCCCTGGCAACAGGACGATCCCCTGGTGGTTTTTGCCCGTGAACGCCATTGGTCGCTGACCCACGTAATTGAGCCGGTGTTTAACAGTGAGCTGTCATTGTTGGACTCAGCCGAGCTTAATAAGCCCGCCTTGCTTCTGGTGCACGGTTTGGGTGCCCACGCGGCGCAAGACTGGTTGCCAACATTGCCTGGGCTCGCAGAACAGTTCAGGGTGATTGCCATTGATTTGCCGGGTTTCGGGCGTTCAGCGCAACCCGCGGGCGACTATTCGCCGGCGAATTACGCTGCGCTGCTGCATTGGTTGGTACTGGAAAAGCACATCAGGCCACACCTGCTTGGACACTCCATGGGAGGAGCTGTTGCGTTATATGCTGCCGCCAAAAGACCCGAATTGTTTACCTCTTTGTCCTTGGTTGATGCTGCGGGCATTCTGGAGCGAACGGCATTTGTTAAGTCGTTGGCTACAGGACCGATTCCGTTGGATCAGCTACCTGAACAGATTAAAGCCCGATCCTATTCTGCGGTAGATTTTGCCGGCGCATTGATCGAACAGGTCAGTTTGTTGGGAGACCCCTCCGAGGTACTAAACCAGAGGCAGATCCGAGAGCTCGCGCTTGGAAAGTCCCCCACAGCAAAAGCTGCACTAGCGTTGGCGCAAACTGATTTTTCTGACTTGCCTGAAGATCTGCCTCTGCCCATGTATATTTTGTGGGGCGATGCAGACAGGGTGGCCCCCTTGCGCACAGGGTACATGCTACGTGCCACCTTCCCGGAATCGGAATTGAGCATCTTGCCGGACGCCGGGCATGTGCCGATGGCGACCCATTCTGAAGAAGTGGTTCGCTGGATTCAGGGCACACTGTTGGAGCCATCATTCATCGACAGGTTTCGTTGGCAGCCTCGGCAACCGTCCGGGGAAATGCTTACACTCGCGCTTGCCGGTTGCCCGAACACCCCTTTGAGCGGTGCATACGCCAGGTTGTCAGTGAAAGACTGTGCATACCTGGAAATCCGTGACGCGACTATCGGCCAATTGCTGGTAAAGGACAGCGTGGTAAAACTGGACAATGTGTTATTGGCCGGTTCTGGTGTGGTGTTGGAGGCTAATGAGTCAGTGCTGATCGGCACCGGCCTGACAATTCATACCGAACAGGCAATGAAGGTTTCTGGTAGTCGTATTGACTGGGCGGGCGCCAGTATTACCAGCAAAGGTGACAGCTTCCAGGTTTCACGCAAAAGCTTATTTGTGTTTTCGATATGTAAAGCAGAGGGTGCTGGTGGTATTGGCAAGCTGCATGGCAGTTTCCGCGCAGAGAAACGACGTTTTTAA
- the hda gene encoding DnaA regulatory inactivator Hda, producing MPPQQLSLGIGLSDDARLDNFYARPDSANQFALTAAQRLLSGDEQYVCLWGGKGRSHLAQALCLEASARGWQVQYLPLATMRDYAFDAEGIEAALSGLEYLDLICLDDLDQVLGHKDWERGLFHLFNRLRDAGVPLLVCVRENPAHLQVGLADLKSRLQWGLSCQLQPLNDEEKLELLQMRAQARGLQLTPEVAQYLIQRVARDLDGLFRLLDELDRASLQQQRKLTIPFVRQVLETDARS from the coding sequence ATGCCCCCCCAGCAGTTATCCCTCGGCATCGGCCTGTCGGACGATGCCCGGCTCGATAATTTTTATGCCCGGCCCGATTCAGCCAACCAGTTCGCGCTGACCGCTGCCCAGCGCTTGCTCAGTGGCGATGAGCAATACGTCTGTCTTTGGGGTGGCAAAGGTCGCAGTCATCTGGCCCAGGCCCTGTGTCTGGAAGCCTCGGCGCGCGGTTGGCAGGTGCAGTACCTGCCGCTGGCCACTATGCGTGATTACGCCTTTGATGCTGAAGGCATAGAAGCGGCCTTGTCCGGGCTGGAATACCTGGACCTCATTTGTCTGGATGATCTGGATCAGGTGCTGGGTCACAAGGACTGGGAGCGGGGGCTGTTTCACCTGTTCAATCGTCTGCGCGATGCCGGCGTGCCACTGTTGGTGTGCGTGCGTGAAAATCCGGCGCATTTGCAGGTGGGGTTGGCCGACCTTAAATCGCGCTTGCAGTGGGGGTTGTCTTGCCAATTGCAGCCGTTGAATGACGAAGAGAAACTGGAATTGCTGCAAATGCGGGCCCAGGCACGTGGACTTCAGCTCACACCCGAGGTAGCCCAGTACCTGATTCAACGGGTTGCCCGCGACCTGGACGGTTTGTTCCGTTTGCTCGATGAATTGGATCGCGCCAGCCTGCAACAGCAGCGCAAGCTGACAATACCGTTTGTGCGGCAGGTGCTAGAGACTGACGCCCGGAGTTAA